The nucleotide sequence GGAAGAAATTGGCGTTCCATTGGAAAAAGCTCGGTATTACTATTCTATTGATCATACTAATCAAATTTACAATGTGCCACAAACCGATCATATCTACATTGTTTCAATTAAGGGAATCCCCATTCCTTCTTCAGAAATAAGTGAGCTTGGATGGTTTTCGAAAGATGACCTTGAAAATAAAACTGTGAAGATTTACCCGATATTTTATGACAATATTTTTCCAAAATTAGTCAAAGAAAATTTTTTATAAGTTTTACTTCATAAGAGTTTGGGGTGAAGAATAAAAATATAAAAACAAAACTAAGTTTGTTTCTATTTTTGTCAGTGCTTATCGCAATTGTTTTTTGTTTTTGGAAAAATAGCTCCGCTGACGAAACGTTAAAAATTACCGCAATTCAATATAGCGGCGGAACCGGAAAGACCGATGAAGATTTTATCGAAATAACCAACAATTCAACTGCTGATATCGACCTCAATGGATATCGGTTGGTCAAGAGATCCGCAACAGCGAGCAAAGACACCAATATAAAATCCTGGACGAGTGCTGTCATTGTTCCCGCTGGCCAAAAACACCTTTGGGCAAACAGCCAAGATGGCTTCGCAGAAAAAATTAAAGCGAACTCAAGCACAACAGAAACAATTTCTGAGGGAAACCAGATCGCCATAAGATTAGGAAAAGTCGATGAAGGCACAATCATCAACAGTATCAATTGGAAAGAAAACGACGAAGAAGAAAATCCTGACGATGAACCAGAAGAAGAAAATTATTCCGGAAAACTAAAAATAAATGAAATTTTTCCTGCGCCGAAAACCAAAAACGAAGGAAAAGAATTTGTGGAAATCATCAACACGTCAGATGAAAAAATCGATCTTGCCGGAATGCGGATCGAAGATGAAAAAAATCATAAGGTAAATTTTCCCGAAAAAACTATTGCTCCGT is from Parcubacteria group bacterium and encodes:
- a CDS encoding NUDIX domain-containing protein; translated protein: MNRQRVAAVIIQNKKILLVRDDKTIFFGIPGGTLEDNENQISALTREILEEIGVPLEKARYYYSIDHTNQIYNVPQTDHIYIVSIKGIPIPSSEISELGWFSKDDLENKTVKIYPIFYDNIFPKLVKENFL